One part of the Planctomycetia bacterium genome encodes these proteins:
- a CDS encoding DUF1501 domain-containing protein, with amino-acid sequence MLRLLAPGSDAADVLSRREMLRIGGLGMTGLSLSTLLGQVAAAANGSKAKPAVGEKSASFGKAKNCIILYLSGGPPQHDMWDPKPETPAEIRGEFGTIATSLPGIRFGEHLPLTSQLMHKMSLVRSMNHLHNDHGRGSYWMFTGYPYPGSVPDVNNMNRQDMPHMGSCMSKIAPGEGPMFPFITVPHRMDVAGGRRAGQFAGMLGPKYDPMLTGGNPNDDDFRLEHLPLAPNVPEATIQRRLKLVDQLNAQTKYLHSEAIAQTLDQSRQKAVDVVASEAVRKAVDLSTVDKADRERYGRNLFGQSVLLGRRLLQAGTRLVQCNWQRTQGRNGFAWDTHWNN; translated from the coding sequence ATGCTACGCCTCCTCGCGCCCGGTTCGGATGCCGCCGACGTGCTTTCGCGTCGTGAAATGCTTCGGATCGGTGGTTTAGGGATGACCGGCCTTTCCCTTTCGACGTTGCTCGGGCAAGTCGCTGCGGCGGCCAACGGCTCGAAAGCCAAACCGGCCGTCGGGGAAAAGTCGGCCAGTTTCGGCAAGGCGAAGAACTGCATTATTCTCTATCTGTCGGGCGGACCGCCGCAGCACGACATGTGGGATCCGAAGCCGGAGACCCCTGCGGAAATCCGCGGCGAGTTCGGCACGATCGCCACGTCGCTCCCCGGAATTCGTTTCGGCGAGCACCTGCCGCTCACTTCGCAGTTGATGCACAAGATGTCGCTGGTTCGCTCGATGAACCACCTGCACAACGACCACGGTCGCGGCAGCTATTGGATGTTCACCGGCTATCCCTATCCCGGCAGCGTCCCCGACGTGAACAACATGAACCGGCAAGACATGCCGCACATGGGTTCGTGCATGTCGAAGATCGCGCCGGGCGAAGGCCCGATGTTCCCGTTCATTACGGTCCCGCACCGGATGGACGTCGCCGGCGGTCGCCGCGCCGGACAGTTCGCCGGCATGCTCGGGCCGAAGTACGACCCGATGCTTACGGGCGGCAATCCGAACGACGACGACTTCCGCTTGGAGCATCTGCCCCTCGCGCCGAACGTGCCGGAAGCGACGATCCAGCGCCGGCTCAAGCTCGTCGACCAATTGAACGCGCAAACGAAGTATCTGCATTCCGAAGCGATCGCCCAGACGCTCGACCAAAGCCGGCAGAAGGCCGTCGACGTCGTGGCATCGGAAGCGGTGCGCAAGGCGGTCGATTTGTCGACCGTCGACAAGGCCGACCGCGAGCGTTACGGCCGGAACTTGTTCGGTCAATCGGTGCTGTTGGGCCGTCGCTTGCTGCAAGCCGGCACGCGTTTGGTGCAATGCAATTGGCAGCGGACGCAAGGCCGCAACGGCTTCGCTTGGGACACGCACTGGAACAACTT
- a CDS encoding DUF1549 and DUF1553 domain-containing protein yields the protein MKFLGTLLAIVAVCASESPARAAEFTAIEAFPPAVKLSGSRARQQVVVVGKFATGETADLTATARYESKSAAIAAVDSQGLIVPRSAGTTQITIKNGTQETHVDVTVEGLDVPDPVDFRLEAIAALSRAGCSQGACHGSPQGKGGFRMSLRGYDPDVDILTLVREAGGRRIDRMMPDDSLILKKGSAQIAHVGGVRFRKEDAAYQTLRQWVADGAPDAGVVRKLVKLEVVPGARRLHTDHPRQQLVALAHFDDGSIRDVTPLAVFTSNPNSAFEVGGEGLVKFSGTAEAVVLVRYLEKVSSVRLTYVKIDSQYVYRGPKPANFVDEFVSAKQKLLQLQPAAEVEDAAFMRRVHLDLIGTLPTAEEAREFLDSKAADKRAQLIDRLLERDEYAQFWALKWADVMRGSRETISERGVHSFHRYLVRRFADDRSFADTAREIVTGTGNTLYRPEANFYRIAQTPEDAAESMAQLFLGVRMQCARCHNHPFEAITQTDYYGLAAYFARVKNKGKQFMLDDAVVYLARNGEVQHPLTKKNIDPIAFGTSAGPTTPDDDRRTHLAAWLTEPSNRFFAASTVNRVWFHLLGTGLVEPVDDFRDSNPASHPELLQALADEFAKSGYRFKPVIRAILNSRAYQLSAQSDVKQSPNAAQGDRYFTKAKIRMLTAEQVVDGISTATGLPEMYTGYPKGTKAIELAEGAADHHFLAAFSKPIRDVQCDCAREEEPSLNQVIHLLNNSSLLTKIGSAQSHLGRWLAAGLTTDEVVERIYLATLSRKPSAGERELASKHIATVGDKNAALQDLQHALLNSDEFLLRH from the coding sequence ATGAAGTTCTTAGGAACGTTGCTCGCGATCGTTGCCGTTTGCGCAAGCGAAAGTCCTGCGCGCGCCGCCGAGTTCACCGCGATCGAAGCGTTTCCGCCGGCGGTCAAGCTCAGCGGCTCGCGGGCTCGTCAGCAAGTCGTCGTCGTCGGCAAGTTCGCAACCGGCGAAACGGCCGATCTCACCGCCACGGCGCGCTACGAATCGAAATCGGCGGCGATCGCCGCGGTCGACTCGCAAGGGCTCATCGTGCCGCGCTCGGCCGGCACCACGCAGATCACGATCAAGAACGGCACGCAAGAAACACATGTCGACGTCACGGTCGAGGGGCTCGACGTTCCCGATCCTGTCGACTTCCGCCTCGAAGCGATCGCCGCGCTGAGCCGCGCGGGCTGTAGCCAAGGAGCTTGCCACGGTTCGCCGCAAGGCAAAGGGGGCTTCCGCATGAGCCTTCGCGGCTACGATCCGGACGTCGATATTCTTACGCTGGTGCGCGAAGCCGGCGGCCGACGAATCGACCGGATGATGCCCGACGACAGCCTGATCCTCAAGAAGGGCTCGGCGCAGATCGCGCACGTCGGCGGAGTTCGCTTCCGCAAAGAAGACGCGGCCTATCAAACATTGCGACAATGGGTCGCCGACGGCGCACCCGATGCCGGTGTCGTGCGCAAGCTCGTGAAGCTCGAAGTCGTGCCAGGCGCGCGGCGGCTGCATACCGACCATCCGCGCCAACAACTCGTCGCGCTCGCCCACTTCGACGACGGCTCGATTCGCGACGTCACGCCGCTCGCGGTCTTCACGTCGAACCCGAACTCGGCGTTCGAGGTCGGCGGCGAGGGCTTAGTGAAGTTCAGCGGCACGGCCGAAGCGGTCGTGCTGGTGCGCTATCTCGAAAAGGTCAGCAGCGTTCGCCTGACGTACGTGAAGATCGATTCGCAATATGTTTATCGCGGCCCGAAGCCGGCGAACTTCGTCGATGAATTCGTCTCGGCGAAACAGAAGCTGCTGCAATTGCAGCCGGCTGCCGAAGTCGAAGATGCCGCATTCATGCGCCGCGTACATCTCGACCTCATCGGCACCTTGCCGACGGCCGAAGAGGCCCGCGAGTTTCTCGATTCCAAAGCCGCGGACAAACGAGCCCAGCTGATCGATCGCCTGCTCGAGCGCGATGAATACGCGCAGTTCTGGGCGCTCAAATGGGCCGACGTCATGCGCGGCAGCCGCGAAACGATCTCCGAGCGCGGCGTGCATAGTTTCCATCGCTACTTGGTTCGTCGCTTCGCCGACGATCGTTCGTTCGCCGATACCGCGCGCGAGATCGTTACGGGAACGGGGAACACCCTCTATCGGCCCGAGGCCAACTTCTATCGCATCGCGCAAACGCCCGAGGATGCCGCCGAGAGCATGGCGCAATTGTTCCTCGGCGTGCGGATGCAATGCGCTCGCTGCCACAATCATCCGTTCGAAGCGATCACGCAGACCGACTACTACGGCCTAGCCGCTTACTTCGCTCGCGTGAAGAACAAGGGGAAGCAGTTCATGCTGGACGATGCGGTCGTCTATCTGGCCCGCAATGGCGAAGTGCAGCACCCGCTCACGAAGAAGAACATCGACCCGATCGCATTCGGCACGTCCGCCGGCCCGACCACTCCGGACGACGACCGCCGCACGCACTTGGCCGCGTGGCTCACCGAGCCGAGCAATCGCTTCTTCGCCGCTTCGACGGTCAACCGCGTATGGTTTCATCTGCTCGGCACCGGACTCGTCGAGCCTGTCGACGATTTCCGCGACTCGAACCCCGCCTCGCACCCGGAGTTGCTGCAAGCCTTGGCCGACGAGTTCGCCAAGAGCGGCTATCGCTTCAAGCCGGTGATTCGGGCCATTCTCAACTCGCGCGCTTATCAGCTGAGCGCTCAGTCGGACGTGAAGCAGTCTCCGAACGCCGCGCAAGGCGACCGCTACTTCACCAAGGCGAAGATCCGCATGCTCACGGCCGAACAAGTCGTCGACGGCATCAGCACCGCGACCGGCTTGCCCGAGATGTATACCGGCTATCCGAAAGGAACGAAGGCGATCGAACTCGCCGAAGGGGCCGCCGATCATCACTTCCTGGCCGCGTTCTCGAAACCGATTCGCGACGTGCAGTGCGATTGCGCACGCGAAGAAGAGCCGTCGCTGAACCAAGTGATTCACTTGCTGAACAACTCGAGCTTGCTGACGAAGATCGGCTCGGCGCAAAGCCATCTCGGTCGATGGCTTGCCGCAGGTCTGACGACCGACGAAGTCGTCGAACGAATCTATCTCGCTACGCTCAGCCGGAAGCCCTCGGCCGGCGAGCGCGAACTCGCGTCGAAACACATCGCCACAGTCGGCGACAAGAACGCGGCGCTGCAAGACCTGCAACATGCGCTATTGAACTCCGACGAATTCCTGCTGCGACACTAA
- a CDS encoding ROK family protein, translated as MDILVLDVGGTNVKVWSSGEADKEKFPSGKEMTPAKMVEEFKKLNKDRKYDRISIGYPGNVLHGRPTLDPYNLGPGWVEFEYHEAFGCPVRIMNDACMQALGSYEGGRMFYLGLGTGVGSAFIIDGKVVPLAVGDLKFHRGETFDHYLSRKGLERYGVKGWRNAVVDAAAQLKNVFFADYVVLGGGNSKKMEELPPDCRRGGNHNAYFGGLRMWEDVALQEGVLAPKMENPVPDPKHEEKQKAAADAAATEPGNDPFAADRPQALSIPTIPRLLA; from the coding sequence ATGGACATTCTCGTTCTCGACGTCGGCGGCACGAACGTTAAAGTCTGGTCGTCGGGCGAAGCCGATAAGGAAAAGTTTCCTTCCGGCAAGGAAATGACTCCGGCCAAGATGGTCGAGGAGTTTAAGAAGCTCAACAAAGATCGAAAGTATGATCGGATTTCGATCGGATATCCCGGCAACGTGCTTCATGGTCGACCTACGCTCGACCCCTATAACCTCGGGCCCGGCTGGGTCGAGTTCGAATACCATGAAGCGTTCGGCTGCCCCGTTCGCATTATGAACGATGCCTGTATGCAGGCGCTCGGGAGCTACGAAGGAGGCCGGATGTTTTATCTCGGCCTAGGGACGGGAGTCGGCTCGGCGTTCATTATCGACGGCAAGGTGGTGCCGCTCGCGGTCGGCGACTTGAAGTTTCATCGAGGCGAGACGTTCGACCACTACCTCAGCCGCAAGGGGCTCGAGCGCTACGGCGTGAAAGGTTGGCGGAATGCGGTAGTCGACGCGGCGGCGCAATTGAAAAACGTGTTCTTCGCCGACTACGTCGTGCTCGGCGGGGGCAACTCGAAGAAGATGGAAGAGCTTCCGCCCGACTGCCGCCGCGGCGGGAACCACAACGCCTACTTCGGCGGCCTGAGAATGTGGGAAGACGTAGCGCTGCAAGAGGGAGTGCTCGCGCCGAAGATGGAGAACCCCGTGCCCGACCCGAAGCACGAAGAAAAGCAAAAGGCCGCGGCCGATGCTGCGGCGACGGAACCCGGCAACGACCCATTTGCCGCCGACCGACCGCAAGCGCTAAGCATCCCGACGATCCCGCGATTGCTGGCCTAG
- a CDS encoding putative Ig domain-containing protein, which produces MNLRALMFCGFAIAASSIAEAQRPAPKKPSATARNVAAEPARYTLELVSPREAGTSPSPEDQSPPIPAGHRIFKAYPELAYEIRAVVIGGSYPFHYALTNAPSGMTIEAQTGEIRWPKPKGDRATPTITVTDAEGTSRTSTWTINVAADGFRFVDAVRGDDSNPGTLDAPWKSLAKIKASEAVGAAVYFRTGTYKTTGMQAGGGDTWVRVEYNGRYHPVQWLAYPGEKPVIDNDYSPTGDQGRFIRLTGSSESPVYLDGLEITNSRHIGLQYGSGSCDFAVFRRLAIRDIAEGIEGANSAGIMTLTSQGDPSWYAAYQDNDFHHNAPGGIKQYSQKKLLWENCRFRDSGIGPDLKSDVVRFEVRGCTFQNNRQDLAGLFGNMHPARGGEITGEIRFNRMLCGGSPTMIALEVNQDGLANTIHIYRNTLLGVVNVRNTDSADGPFHFSRNVIVNVGSGADRVRFEAVSDPSRIVFSENLAGGPGDGIVDAEGDLIGTYRSFVGKRGHQLPKARD; this is translated from the coding sequence ATGAACCTACGAGCTCTGATGTTTTGCGGCTTCGCGATCGCGGCGAGTTCCATCGCCGAGGCTCAGCGGCCGGCTCCGAAAAAGCCGAGCGCTACGGCTCGCAATGTCGCCGCGGAACCGGCGCGCTATACGCTGGAGCTCGTCTCGCCGCGTGAAGCGGGAACATCGCCGTCGCCCGAAGATCAATCGCCGCCGATTCCCGCCGGCCACCGGATCTTCAAAGCCTATCCGGAGCTCGCCTACGAAATTCGCGCGGTCGTGATCGGCGGCTCCTACCCTTTTCACTATGCCCTGACGAACGCTCCCTCGGGAATGACGATCGAAGCGCAAACCGGTGAGATCCGTTGGCCGAAACCGAAGGGGGATCGGGCCACGCCGACGATTACCGTAACGGATGCCGAAGGGACAAGCCGCACCTCGACCTGGACCATCAACGTCGCAGCCGACGGGTTCCGCTTCGTCGATGCCGTGCGCGGCGACGACTCGAACCCAGGCACGCTCGACGCTCCTTGGAAGTCGCTCGCCAAGATCAAGGCGAGCGAAGCCGTCGGGGCTGCGGTCTACTTTCGCACCGGAACCTATAAGACGACCGGCATGCAAGCCGGCGGCGGCGACACTTGGGTGCGCGTCGAATACAACGGCCGCTACCATCCGGTCCAATGGCTCGCCTATCCGGGCGAGAAGCCGGTCATCGACAACGACTATTCGCCGACCGGCGACCAAGGACGCTTCATTCGGCTCACCGGCTCGAGCGAGAGCCCGGTGTATCTCGACGGACTTGAAATCACGAACTCACGGCACATCGGCCTGCAATACGGTTCCGGATCTTGCGACTTCGCCGTGTTTCGCCGACTTGCGATTCGCGACATCGCCGAAGGAATCGAAGGCGCCAATTCGGCCGGCATTATGACCCTGACCAGCCAAGGGGATCCCTCTTGGTATGCGGCCTATCAAGACAACGATTTCCATCACAACGCTCCCGGCGGCATCAAACAATACTCGCAGAAGAAGCTGCTCTGGGAGAATTGCCGCTTCCGCGATTCGGGCATCGGGCCGGATCTAAAATCGGACGTCGTGAGGTTCGAGGTCCGTGGCTGCACGTTCCAGAACAACCGCCAAGATTTGGCCGGACTGTTCGGCAACATGCATCCCGCGCGCGGCGGAGAAATCACCGGCGAGATTCGTTTCAATCGGATGCTCTGCGGTGGTTCGCCGACGATGATCGCGCTCGAGGTCAACCAAGACGGCTTGGCGAACACGATCCATATCTATCGTAACACGCTCTTAGGAGTAGTGAACGTGCGGAACACCGACTCCGCGGACGGGCCGTTTCATTTCAGCCGCAACGTGATCGTCAACGTCGGCTCGGGTGCCGATCGTGTCCGCTTCGAAGCAGTGAGCGACCCGAGTCGAATCGTGTTCTCGGAGAACCTTGCCGGCGGGCCCGGCGATGGGATCGTCGACGCGGAAGGAGATCTGATCGGCACTTACCGATCGTTCGTCGGAAAGCGCGGGCACCAGTTGCCGAAAGCTCGCGATTGA